The following coding sequences lie in one Paenibacillus durus ATCC 35681 genomic window:
- a CDS encoding NADPH-dependent F420 reductase, with product MSIGIIGAGEIGQAFAKQVVKAGYEVLLSNSRGPESLAPLVAKLGGKSKAVTVKEAAAADIVFIALPWKHLKEAVADLPAWNGRIVIDAMNPIITPEFIVADLGGKTSSEVVSELVPGARVVKGFNTLTPAVLGSDPQIVGHRVIFISGDDAAAKAEVTRMNDKIGFATIDLGGLADGGKLHQFPGGPLPTLNLIKLP from the coding sequence ATGTCTATTGGAATTATTGGCGCAGGTGAAATCGGGCAAGCATTTGCCAAACAAGTCGTTAAAGCAGGTTATGAGGTGCTCCTGAGCAACAGCCGCGGACCGGAATCGCTTGCGCCGCTCGTAGCCAAACTTGGAGGTAAGAGCAAAGCCGTTACCGTTAAGGAGGCCGCAGCCGCCGATATTGTGTTTATTGCCCTGCCTTGGAAGCATCTGAAAGAAGCGGTTGCCGATTTGCCGGCATGGAACGGACGTATCGTGATCGACGCGATGAACCCGATTATTACTCCCGAATTCATCGTGGCTGATCTTGGAGGCAAAACGTCGAGTGAGGTGGTTTCGGAATTGGTTCCCGGCGCAAGGGTGGTCAAAGGATTCAATACACTGACTCCCGCTGTGCTCGGCTCTGACCCGCAAATTGTCGGACACCGCGTCATCTTCATATCCGGCGACGATGCCGCCGCCAAGGCAGAAGTCACCCGCATGAATGACAAAATCGGATTCGCCACCATTGATCTGGGCGGTCTCGCTGACGGCGGCAAATTGCATCAGTTTCCGGGTGGCCCCCTCCCTACACTTAACCTGATCAAATTGCCGTAA
- a CDS encoding 3-oxoacyl-ACP reductase family protein — MTTTNSLSGKVALVTGGSRGIGAAIVKRLANDGAAVAFTYASAQQKAEELVKEIEAAGGRALALQADSGDAIAVKGAVAETVKAFGGIHILVNNAGLANLKPYDQFAIEEFDRMVAVNVRAVFAAVQAAAPQMGEGGRIVNIGSINADFNPFPGNSLYVMSKAAVAGLTRGLARDLAPLGITVNNVQPGPTDTDMNPADGPYAPVVSGMIPVGRYGTGAEIADMVAYLATPGAAFVTGATINVDGGTTV, encoded by the coding sequence ATGACAACAACAAATTCTTTATCTGGAAAAGTGGCACTGGTAACTGGAGGGTCCCGAGGTATTGGAGCAGCCATCGTAAAACGGCTGGCAAATGACGGCGCGGCAGTAGCTTTCACCTACGCAAGCGCGCAGCAAAAAGCGGAAGAATTGGTAAAAGAAATTGAAGCGGCCGGCGGACGCGCGCTAGCTCTTCAAGCAGATAGCGGAGACGCCATCGCTGTGAAAGGCGCGGTTGCTGAAACGGTAAAAGCCTTCGGCGGCATTCACATTCTCGTGAACAATGCCGGACTCGCAAACTTGAAGCCCTATGATCAATTCGCTATCGAAGAATTCGACCGCATGGTTGCCGTCAACGTTCGCGCCGTGTTCGCGGCGGTGCAGGCGGCAGCCCCTCAAATGGGCGAAGGCGGCCGCATCGTCAATATCGGCAGCATCAACGCCGACTTCAATCCGTTTCCGGGCAACAGCCTTTATGTGATGTCGAAGGCGGCTGTCGCCGGACTTACCCGGGGTCTCGCCCGCGACCTGGCTCCACTCGGCATTACCGTCAACAACGTGCAGCCGGGACCGACCGACACCGATATGAACCCGGCTGACGGTCCTTACGCCCCGGTTGTCTCCGGCATGATTCCGGTCGGCCGCTACGGTACGGGCGCGGAAATCGCCGACATGGTAGCTTATCTTGCCACTCCGGGAGCCGCTTTTGTGACTGGCGCAACCATTAATGTAGACGGCGGAACCACAGTCTGA
- a CDS encoding glycine betaine ABC transporter substrate-binding protein yields MKKSLKSIFTTSLLAIVVLSALLSLAGCSKGNASGPAITVGSKDFTESLVLAEIYAKALEDNGFSVKREFNISGQGPHEALLKGSIDLYPEYTGTALTVILKEPALFDAKQVYDKVAAEYKDKFKLDVLDQANINDSQGLVITKKASDQFGIKTISDLQKNADKIRYASNGSFDQREDGLLGLKKVYGEFNFKSSKVYDGGIKYQVLKNDEADLAVAYTTEGSLVDPQFVVLDDDKHLWPPYYVAPVVRESVIKDSPKVANVLNAVSAKLDNPTIIKLNAAVDIDKKEYEEVAGDYFETIKADVKAAADK; encoded by the coding sequence ATGAAAAAATCCTTGAAGTCCATATTCACCACTTCGCTACTGGCTATCGTCGTCCTTTCTGCATTGCTCTCGCTCGCCGGCTGCTCCAAGGGAAACGCAAGCGGCCCGGCAATTACGGTAGGCTCCAAAGATTTCACGGAGTCACTGGTTCTTGCCGAGATTTACGCAAAGGCGCTCGAAGACAACGGATTTTCGGTGAAGAGAGAATTTAACATCAGCGGGCAAGGGCCTCACGAGGCGCTGCTGAAAGGCAGCATCGATTTATACCCGGAATATACCGGAACGGCGTTAACGGTTATTTTGAAGGAACCGGCATTGTTTGACGCCAAGCAAGTGTACGACAAGGTTGCCGCCGAGTACAAAGACAAGTTCAAGCTCGACGTGCTCGACCAGGCCAATATCAATGACTCGCAAGGTCTGGTTATCACCAAGAAAGCTTCGGATCAATTCGGCATCAAGACGATCTCCGATCTGCAGAAGAATGCGGACAAAATCAGATATGCTTCCAACGGTTCTTTTGACCAACGCGAGGATGGACTGCTCGGCCTGAAAAAAGTGTACGGCGAGTTCAACTTCAAATCCTCAAAGGTCTATGACGGCGGTATCAAGTATCAGGTGCTTAAAAATGACGAAGCCGATCTGGCCGTAGCGTACACGACAGAGGGCTCGCTGGTCGATCCGCAGTTCGTCGTGCTGGATGATGACAAACATCTGTGGCCTCCTTATTATGTGGCGCCAGTGGTCAGAGAGAGCGTAATAAAGGATTCGCCGAAGGTGGCGAACGTACTGAACGCCGTGTCGGCGAAGCTTGACAACCCTACGATTATCAAGCTCAACGCCGCCGTCGATATCGACAAGAAAGAGTATGAAGAAGTCGCAGGCGACTATTTCGAGACCATCAAAGCTGATGTGAAAGCGGCAGCGGACAAATAA
- a CDS encoding TetR/AcrR family transcriptional regulator, whose translation MATGRPRTFDNTEALERALQVFWEKGYEGASLSDLTEAMKINRSSLYATFGSKEQLFNQALDLYFEGPPKLTSAAFNEPTARAVVEKLLNVTADSVTNPSYPKGCLTIRGAIACGEDAEVIRQELTSRRVETEMALRRRFEQAKSAGDLPAGSNPAALARYIMTVTEGMSIRAADGSTRDELQDVIELTMQAWPS comes from the coding sequence ATGGCAACAGGACGGCCGCGCACCTTCGATAATACCGAGGCACTTGAGCGTGCGCTTCAGGTGTTTTGGGAAAAAGGTTATGAAGGCGCCTCCCTCTCGGATTTAACCGAGGCGATGAAGATTAACCGGTCAAGTCTTTATGCCACTTTTGGCAGCAAGGAACAATTATTTAACCAGGCGCTTGATCTTTACTTTGAAGGTCCGCCGAAGCTGACAAGCGCGGCTTTTAACGAACCGACAGCCCGCGCCGTTGTCGAAAAGCTCTTGAATGTTACTGCCGACTCCGTAACAAATCCTTCTTACCCGAAGGGTTGTCTGACCATTCGCGGAGCCATTGCTTGCGGAGAAGACGCGGAAGTGATTCGTCAAGAGCTTACTTCGCGCCGGGTAGAGACGGAAATGGCTTTGCGCCGTCGCTTTGAACAAGCGAAGTCTGCCGGCGATCTGCCTGCAGGCTCTAACCCGGCGGCGCTTGCCCGCTATATCATGACCGTCACCGAAGGAATGTCCATCCGGGCTGCGGACGGCTCAACCCGCGATGAATTGCAGGATGTGATTGAACTTACGATGCAAGCTTGGCCCTCGTAA
- a CDS encoding IclR family transcriptional regulator, with product MNGTQTLSRALDILFALAEAGDTLTVSEIAEKVLVPESTTYRLLQTLEQNGIVERRGRSRIALGLRILDLARSLNLQFQRDLLPLALPIMEELTEKVQETSVLFVRTGNNAVCIQNVKSNSLIQFSIENGRILPLHLGASGKCILAFESDKVAQRIFQTIESAEDRARLEAELETARAHHYIITKGEVDPDVFAIAAPITDGHAHAVASLSVAGPSFRCSPEREGVIIEAVKQAAAELSRRMGAVH from the coding sequence ATGAACGGAACACAAACGCTCAGCCGCGCGCTGGATATCCTGTTCGCTTTGGCGGAAGCCGGCGATACGCTTACGGTCAGCGAGATTGCCGAGAAGGTCCTGGTACCGGAGAGTACCACGTATCGGCTTCTCCAGACGCTGGAGCAGAACGGCATAGTGGAGAGAAGGGGGAGAAGCCGGATCGCCCTGGGGCTGCGGATTCTGGATTTGGCAAGGAGCCTCAACCTGCAGTTTCAGCGGGACCTGCTGCCCCTGGCGCTGCCGATTATGGAGGAGCTGACGGAGAAGGTGCAGGAAACGTCGGTGCTGTTCGTGCGGACCGGCAATAATGCCGTGTGCATCCAGAATGTCAAAAGCAACAGCCTGATCCAGTTCTCCATCGAGAATGGACGCATTCTGCCGCTGCATTTGGGCGCTTCCGGTAAATGTATCCTAGCTTTTGAGAGTGACAAGGTCGCTCAGCGGATTTTTCAGACCATTGAGAGTGCCGAGGACAGAGCGCGTCTTGAGGCGGAGCTGGAAACGGCCCGGGCTCATCATTATATCATCACCAAGGGAGAGGTGGACCCCGATGTATTCGCCATCGCCGCCCCGATAACGGACGGTCATGCCCATGCGGTAGCCAGCCTGTCCGTGGCCGGTCCAAGCTTCCGCTGCAGCCCGGAACGGGAAGGGGTTATTATTGAAGCGGTGAAGCAGGCTGCGGCCGAATTGTCGCGGCGGATGGGGGCTGTACATTGA
- a CDS encoding STAS/SEC14 domain-containing protein: MMYYESPQAEISWNEAQQIVELTWKAFAQGEQFRTAMDKVVELAGKMNGSKVLYDNRKMSVISQEDQAWVSQNWVKRASDIQYCAVIGPEKVVAKSSLNRIVGTIDEFPYELKFFQHREAAVNWLAEMRHKVR, from the coding sequence ATGATGTATTATGAGTCCCCTCAAGCCGAGATTTCCTGGAATGAAGCGCAGCAAATCGTTGAACTTACATGGAAAGCTTTTGCCCAAGGCGAGCAGTTTCGTACCGCTATGGATAAGGTAGTGGAATTAGCCGGAAAAATGAATGGCAGCAAAGTGCTGTATGACAACCGCAAGATGTCGGTCATTAGTCAAGAGGATCAAGCCTGGGTTTCCCAAAACTGGGTGAAACGGGCATCGGACATCCAATACTGCGCCGTCATTGGGCCGGAGAAAGTCGTCGCCAAATCAAGCCTAAACCGGATTGTCGGCACCATCGACGAGTTCCCGTACGAGTTGAAGTTTTTTCAGCATAGGGAAGCTGCGGTTAACTGGCTGGCAGAAATGAGGCATAAAGTCAGATGA
- a CDS encoding ABC transporter permease — MIDQILEYLSKNHDVYLKAVLTHIGISLAVVTIGILIAVPLGVLCAKFLKLSQPVQGLFNILRLIPSLAVLVVMMPVLGTGLAPAIFALTLLAFPAILINTSIGFTGISPSVIEAARGMGMSPRRILFTVEFPLAFPMIITGIRTAAVEVIASAALAAYIGSGGLGELIIIGLRLPSTAILLVGGVSVAILSIAADVILAITQKRLTRHLWLN; from the coding sequence TTGATTGATCAGATACTCGAATATCTGTCCAAGAATCACGACGTCTATCTTAAAGCTGTGCTGACGCACATCGGCATCAGTCTTGCGGTTGTAACCATTGGCATATTGATCGCTGTTCCTTTAGGAGTGTTATGCGCCAAGTTTTTGAAGCTGTCCCAGCCGGTCCAGGGACTGTTTAACATTCTTCGTCTGATTCCGAGCCTCGCCGTTCTCGTCGTGATGATGCCGGTACTCGGAACAGGGCTGGCTCCCGCCATATTTGCGTTGACGCTGCTGGCTTTTCCGGCGATTTTGATCAACACAAGCATTGGCTTCACTGGGATCAGTCCTTCGGTTATCGAGGCGGCCAGAGGGATGGGGATGAGCCCGCGCAGGATTCTGTTCACGGTTGAATTTCCGCTTGCTTTTCCCATGATTATCACGGGAATAAGAACGGCTGCGGTGGAAGTGATTGCGAGCGCAGCGTTGGCCGCTTACATCGGCTCCGGCGGTCTTGGGGAGCTGATCATCATCGGACTCCGGCTGCCGAGTACAGCCATTTTACTTGTCGGAGGGGTATCGGTAGCGATCCTGTCCATAGCGGCGGACGTCATTCTAGCCATTACCCAGAAGAGACTTACGCGACATTTGTGGCTGAACTGA